From a single Micromonospora carbonacea genomic region:
- a CDS encoding dihydrofolate reductase family protein codes for MAKLLYSATASLDGYIAGPGGDMSWLTEHLTGENPTAERLLAGVGAILAGNGTFGGGDPNRGTDKEGAFGGQYHGPVFVLTHRPPAEPHPGITFVGDLPSAVAQAGEAAGDRYVNVLGADVARQCVRAGLLDEVLIFFAPVLLGAGVRIFDDPGGPAVRLTPIPGETAHWYRVAY; via the coding sequence ATGGCCAAGCTGCTGTACTCGGCGACGGCGTCGCTCGACGGCTACATCGCCGGCCCCGGCGGCGACATGTCCTGGCTGACCGAGCACCTGACGGGCGAGAACCCGACGGCGGAGCGCCTGCTGGCCGGGGTCGGCGCGATCCTCGCCGGCAACGGCACCTTCGGCGGCGGCGACCCCAACCGGGGCACCGACAAGGAGGGCGCGTTCGGCGGGCAGTACCACGGGCCGGTGTTCGTGCTCACCCACCGGCCGCCGGCCGAGCCGCACCCGGGGATCACGTTCGTCGGCGACCTGCCCAGCGCCGTGGCGCAGGCCGGGGAGGCCGCCGGCGACCGCTACGTCAACGTCCTCGGCGCGGACGTCGCCCGCCAGTGCGTCCGCGCCGGGCTGCTCGACGAAGTTCTGATCTTCTTCGCTCCGGTGCTGCTCGGCGCGGGGGTGCGCATCTTCGACGACCCGGGCGGGCCTGCCGTTCGACTGACGCCGATCCCCGGCGAGACGGCCCACTGGTACCGCGTCGCGTACTGA
- a CDS encoding histidine phosphatase family protein, with protein MRTRLLFVRHGESVHKVEDVVGGPGGCRGLTDSGHQQARRLADRLRDELAVAGPVAVYSSVLRRTVETAWPIAEALGVSPVPDCGLCAWHTPPYADGLPTAQFQTEHAVEGGGVFRPFEEGNESWAELVVRVSRAIMDIAHRHWGGTAVLVGHTETVEASFHALAAQPLFRAFDMEVAPASITEWTTDGDPTGWPPPRWTLRRFSDVS; from the coding sequence ATGCGAACTCGGCTCCTCTTCGTCCGGCACGGCGAGTCGGTGCACAAGGTCGAGGATGTCGTGGGCGGCCCCGGTGGCTGCCGGGGACTGACCGACTCTGGCCATCAGCAGGCGCGCCGGCTGGCCGACCGGCTCCGCGACGAACTCGCCGTCGCCGGGCCGGTGGCGGTCTACTCCTCGGTGCTGCGCCGGACCGTCGAGACCGCGTGGCCCATCGCCGAGGCGCTGGGCGTCAGCCCGGTGCCCGACTGCGGGCTCTGCGCCTGGCACACCCCGCCGTACGCCGACGGGCTGCCCACCGCCCAGTTCCAGACCGAGCACGCCGTCGAGGGCGGCGGGGTGTTCCGGCCGTTCGAGGAGGGCAACGAGAGCTGGGCCGAGCTGGTCGTCCGCGTCAGTCGCGCGATCATGGACATCGCGCACCGGCACTGGGGCGGCACGGCCGTGCTGGTCGGGCACACCGAGACGGTCGAGGCGTCCTTCCACGCGCTCGCCGCCCAGCCGCTGTTCCGGGCGTTCGACATGGAGGTGGCGCCGGCCTCGATCACCGAGTGGACCACCGACGGCGATCCGACGGGCTGGCCGCCGCCCCGCTGGACCCTGCGGCGCTTCAGCGACGTCTCCTGA
- a CDS encoding glyoxalase superfamily protein — translation MTERLAPVLRVADAEATAGWYARLGFRKQWEHRFAPELPRYVSIARGGIEVHLSEHAGDARPGTSLYLYVDDVDAVAADCGGVEIAERDWGREFHLTDPDGNRIRVGTVPA, via the coding sequence ATGACGGAACGACTGGCACCCGTGTTGCGGGTCGCGGACGCGGAGGCGACCGCCGGGTGGTATGCCCGGCTCGGCTTCCGCAAGCAGTGGGAGCACCGGTTCGCGCCGGAGCTGCCGCGATACGTGAGCATCGCGCGCGGCGGCATCGAGGTGCACCTGTCGGAGCACGCGGGGGACGCCCGGCCGGGCACCTCGCTCTACCTGTACGTCGACGACGTCGACGCGGTCGCGGCGGACTGCGGCGGCGTCGAGATCGCCGAGCGGGACTGGGGCCGGGAGTTCCACCTGACCGACCCCGACGGCAACCGCATCCGGGTCGGCACCGTCCCCGCCTGA
- a CDS encoding 4a-hydroxytetrahydrobiopterin dehydratase, giving the protein MRVLFRSRAKHDYLSDALTLLTGWTREGEQIRRTLVIDDTQHAALTERVKVVADALRLRPEISRREDRTQIRVGHGDGAPLSEGEVLLAARIEDAYRTVTGS; this is encoded by the coding sequence ATGCGGGTGCTGTTCAGGAGCCGGGCGAAGCACGACTACCTGAGCGACGCACTCACCCTGCTGACCGGGTGGACCCGCGAGGGCGAGCAGATCCGGCGCACGCTGGTGATCGACGACACCCAGCACGCCGCGCTGACCGAACGGGTGAAGGTGGTCGCCGACGCCCTGCGCCTGCGCCCCGAGATCAGCCGCCGCGAGGACCGGACGCAGATCCGGGTCGGACACGGCGACGGCGCGCCGCTGAGCGAGGGCGAGGTCCTGCTGGCGGCCCGCATCGAGGACGCGTACCGCACCGTCACCGGCTCCTGA
- a CDS encoding GntR family transcriptional regulator, which yields MTIDPRSHTPVYVQLADLLRERIEAGDLPAGSAIGSETQLMQEYGIGRDAVRMAISTLRSEGLVTTNRGRGSLVREAPPRRRVELAPGATVVARMPSGTERRAMQLDEGVPVLEVRGPDGGVEVLPGDEVELTRPA from the coding sequence ATGACCATCGATCCGCGCTCCCACACGCCCGTCTACGTGCAGCTCGCCGACCTGCTGCGCGAGCGGATCGAGGCTGGCGATCTCCCGGCGGGCTCGGCGATCGGCAGCGAGACGCAACTGATGCAGGAGTACGGCATCGGGCGGGACGCGGTCCGGATGGCGATCTCGACCCTGCGCTCGGAGGGGCTGGTCACCACCAACCGCGGCCGGGGCAGCCTCGTCCGGGAAGCGCCTCCGCGGCGGCGGGTGGAGTTGGCGCCGGGGGCCACGGTCGTCGCGCGGATGCCCAGCGGCACCGAGCGCCGGGCCATGCAGCTCGACGAGGGCGTGCCGGTCCTGGAGGTACGCGGCCCGGACGGCGGCGTGGAGGTCCTGCCCGGCGACGAGGTCGAGCTGACCCGCCCGGCCTGA
- a CDS encoding SanA/YdcF family protein, with product MRRRLSTLIGRLRTAGGARWRWLRRALVAGVVGAALLTGGTVASVTWIRAGAQGHVFAEADVPEAPVALVLGTKVHPDGTPSPFLTARLEIARRLFVAGKVRAILLSGDNMNADYDEPTAMRRWLLDNGVPAERIVLDYAGFDTYDSCARAKRIFGVERATVVTQSFHLPRAVAVCRRLGVDASGVGDDTARAYARTWQVSSTREYGACVKAAVDLLSGRDPAHLGRRETGVDDALRGA from the coding sequence ATGCGGCGTCGACTGTCCACCCTGATCGGCAGGCTGCGCACGGCCGGGGGCGCGCGCTGGCGCTGGCTGCGCCGCGCCCTCGTCGCGGGCGTCGTCGGGGCGGCGCTGCTGACCGGCGGCACCGTGGCCAGCGTGACGTGGATCCGCGCAGGCGCGCAGGGGCACGTCTTCGCCGAGGCGGACGTCCCGGAGGCCCCCGTCGCCCTGGTGCTCGGCACGAAGGTGCATCCGGACGGGACGCCGTCGCCGTTCCTCACCGCCCGGCTGGAGATCGCCCGGCGGCTGTTCGTCGCCGGGAAGGTGCGCGCCATCCTGCTCTCCGGCGACAACATGAACGCCGACTACGACGAGCCGACCGCGATGCGGCGCTGGCTGCTCGACAACGGGGTGCCGGCAGAGAGGATCGTGCTGGACTACGCGGGCTTCGACACGTACGACTCGTGCGCCCGCGCGAAGCGGATCTTCGGGGTGGAGCGGGCCACGGTGGTGACGCAGTCCTTCCACCTGCCCCGCGCCGTGGCGGTGTGTCGGCGGCTCGGCGTCGATGCCAGCGGGGTGGGCGACGACACCGCCCGCGCGTACGCCAGGACGTGGCAGGTCAGCTCCACCCGGGAGTACGGGGCCTGCGTGAAGGCCGCCGTCGACCTGCTCTCCGGCCGCGACCCCGCGCACCTCGGCCGCCGCGAGACCGGCGTCGACGACGCCCTGCGCGGCGCCTGA
- a CDS encoding (deoxy)nucleoside triphosphate pyrophosphohydrolase produces MRTERANESGQTERRDPKVVVGAAIIADGRVLACARSAPPEVAGMWEFPGGKVEPGESETAALVRECAEELAVRVEIGDRVGRNVRMAHGRSVLKVYAARLLHGDRPKALEHSALRWLSAAELDTVTWLPADAPIVAALRPLLAAD; encoded by the coding sequence GTGCGGACCGAACGGGCTAACGAAAGCGGACAGACCGAGCGACGCGACCCGAAGGTGGTCGTCGGCGCGGCGATCATCGCCGACGGGCGGGTGCTGGCCTGCGCCCGGTCGGCCCCGCCCGAGGTGGCCGGCATGTGGGAGTTCCCCGGCGGCAAGGTCGAGCCGGGCGAGAGCGAGACCGCCGCCCTGGTCCGCGAGTGCGCCGAGGAGCTGGCCGTACGCGTGGAGATCGGCGACCGGGTCGGCCGCAACGTGCGGATGGCCCACGGCCGTTCGGTGCTGAAGGTGTACGCGGCCCGCCTGCTGCACGGCGACCGGCCGAAGGCCCTGGAGCACTCGGCGCTGCGCTGGCTCTCCGCGGCCGAGCTGGACACGGTGACCTGGCTGCCCGCCGACGCCCCCATCGTCGCCGCCCTGCGCCCCCTGCTCGCCGCCGACTGA
- a CDS encoding PH domain-containing protein, which yields MANATYDRKEQFQQIQSGLLTGEQIIAVYDAVGTGTGFIGLTDRRVIIQDRSFVGKRYAITSIPYSKITSVSVVSNKSWGGEFFSTGSIAIHVGTHTYEVEFRGAQKSHHVHNVILHYIS from the coding sequence ATGGCGAATGCGACATACGACCGCAAGGAGCAGTTCCAACAGATCCAGAGCGGCCTGCTCACGGGTGAGCAGATCATCGCCGTCTACGACGCCGTCGGCACCGGCACCGGGTTCATCGGCCTCACCGACCGGCGGGTGATCATCCAGGACCGCTCCTTCGTCGGCAAGCGGTACGCGATCACCAGCATCCCCTACTCGAAGATCACCAGCGTGAGCGTGGTGAGCAACAAGTCGTGGGGCGGGGAGTTCTTCTCCACCGGCTCGATCGCCATCCACGTCGGCACGCACACGTACGAGGTCGAGTTCCGGGGCGCGCAGAAGAGCCACCACGTGCACAACGTGATCCTGCACTACATCTCCTGA
- a CDS encoding PIN domain-containing protein: MSLESLVLDSQGFSRWIDQDRKVMRLFEQAERDGVDLAMSAATIIEVSHSGLDIARLNWLLSRIRVEAVTKESARRSAGLLKAAGLHGHKYAIDAMVAEVALRLPAPVAVLTSDVDDMVKLCGRRVRTIAL; this comes from the coding sequence GTGAGCCTTGAGTCGCTGGTGCTCGACTCGCAGGGTTTCTCAAGGTGGATCGACCAGGATCGAAAGGTGATGCGCCTGTTCGAGCAGGCGGAGCGTGATGGGGTCGACCTCGCCATGTCGGCGGCCACCATCATCGAGGTCTCCCACTCCGGTCTGGACATCGCGCGGCTGAACTGGTTGCTGTCCCGAATCCGAGTCGAGGCGGTGACGAAGGAGAGTGCCCGTCGCAGTGCCGGGCTGCTGAAGGCGGCCGGGCTACACGGGCACAAGTACGCCATCGACGCCATGGTCGCCGAGGTGGCGCTACGGCTACCCGCACCGGTGGCGGTCCTGACCTCCGATGTCGACGACATGGTCAAGCTGTGCGGGAGGCGGGTGCGGACCATAGCGCTGTAG
- a CDS encoding DivIVA domain-containing protein has translation MVGGFFRWDGGAGWASRRFGAAPGPRPSAYVPLQPWQVRTQRFRAARFGRRGLDPGEVRAFLDRLATELTAQHEALRAARLEAVRLGGEVRRLRAERARQPHAGRR, from the coding sequence ATGGTGGGTGGGTTCTTCAGGTGGGACGGTGGTGCCGGGTGGGCGTCGCGGAGGTTCGGGGCCGCGCCCGGCCCGCGCCCCTCGGCGTACGTGCCGTTGCAGCCCTGGCAGGTGCGCACCCAGCGGTTCCGGGCGGCCCGGTTCGGGCGACGCGGCCTGGACCCGGGGGAGGTGCGGGCGTTCCTGGACCGGCTGGCCACCGAGCTGACCGCCCAACACGAGGCGCTGCGGGCGGCCCGGCTGGAGGCGGTGCGGCTCGGCGGCGAGGTGCGCCGCCTGCGGGCCGAGCGCGCCCGCCAACCCCACGCGGGCCGACGCTGA